The Naumovozyma castellii chromosome 2, complete genome sequence ACAACATGTCTCAGTTCCTTATCGAGATTCTTTCTGAAAATAGAACGTCATCGGTACCTCGTATCCTACTCCCTCTACTTATAGATATTAAAAGGTATGATATTATAAAGACAAGTATCGAGCAAAGACCCTTAATTTTATCGATAGTTTCGGATCCTATTCTATTGCATTTGAAAGATATCCTTCCAACCTCAAAAATGTCGtatctaataataaatattggtCTTTTTCCGCAGCTGATTCAATATGGGATAATTCAATGGGTTTTAGAAAAGGATGAGACAGCGTTACTTCTCAGTAATTATGCAACTATCGAAACCATTCTTTTCGTCGACAAACCAACAGATACAAGTGtcaatgaagaaagaaagaaactCATTCAACATATTCTCCATTACCTCTTCGAGAACAGGAGATGGGTACTTTTAAgtaatttaattgataGTTGTTTGTCAAACTCTCAAACAGattatattatttctttattttctggTGGAAATGCTACCGAgttacaaaatattttaccaCAAACACTGGCCAATATGATTAATAGATGTGGTTCATTAAATCCCTCGCTGATAGATAcattgaaacaaaattattctttacAAAAGGCAGATTATATAATTACCTTAATCTCAGAACTAGTTGAATGCGGAAAAACACAAGCACTAATTTTGAGCAAACAAGACATGcttttatttatcattGACTCTGAGAATGCCTTAAGACCAGTGgaccaaagaagaattcttgaattaaTGCCAAGGTTCATTCAATCTCTTCAAAACAAGAGTGAAAAGACGTTTATcgattttttgaagatgctcttcaatttattaccggaacattcaaatcaatatcttttgaACCTGGTTCAGTTGTTTAAAGAAAGTTTACCATCTTCTTTTAAGAATAGTAAAAGTAGAAGGGAAATGGGACGactaaataaaaattttcaacGTTGGAAGGACGAAACAAAGTCAATAGAACCAACCAGCGGCGAGCAAGCAATATCCTCTGAAAGCACTATGAGTACGCCGGAAGGATTTGATAAGTCGACAAAATCACagaattcttcatcaaatgataATGCCGAAATTCAAGTTCCGGCGACTCAATTGAAGCAAGATAATGATGTTACGACGGGAACTACGACAGCAAAGAGTGCGTACAGTTATCAATTTAAATCAAGCACCGAAGATGAATCAACTGATGTCCTCAGCCAAAAATCGActggaattattaaatcCCCTGAAGAATTAATTCAGCCAACTAAAAATACTCattatcaagaagaaaaggcGCCTCTTGTTTCCCAGGAGTTACCTAGCTACAGGTCATCTCAAGACCCAAGATCTACGCAAGAGGGAAAGATAACAAATGGAGACGGAACAGCGATACcagattcttcaattattggaacattagaagaagttgaTAAACAAATTGCAAAAGAACCAGTCACCCAATCTACAGGATGTGGACAACTTGAAAATCATACAAACATAGTCGGAGAAAGTTCAGATCTACCAGAAGTTCTTGAGGATGAAAATGCCGGAAGTATCATAAAGGATGATTTACTTTCAACAGAGAACAGGAATGATACAGAAATTGGGAACGAATTAGTTGTTGCGGAGCCAACCCCGACTGTTGTGGAAGCTAAAATTGCTACTGTATCTGAGCAGGTTATACCTATGACACCATCCAAAACAAATCCCCAAACCGACGCAGAAACTCCATTTCAGACACCTCGTTCCTCATTAGGTGTCGAACCACATGCCAGTGAAAAGGATGCTGCAAAGACGATTGACTCTGACGACAAAACAAATGGTTTTGAGGAGAGATTGCCTACGAACCAGACTTCACAAGAAGTTGTCACTGACCTTGGAGGTGAACGAGGGAGTCCGCACGCCAAATCAGTAAAATCTAATGATTCAATCATAGTACAGTCTAAGCGTGCGAATAAGAACAATACGAATGAGGAGCCTAATGATATCGAATGTGTGGAAGGTAAAAGCGGACAAGCTACAGGACAGTCTTTCAAGGCAAATCCTTCCAAAAGCAGTGCAGACTCGGATAAACCAACGAATCTCGACACGAAGGAGATGGAAGAGGATAATCTGAAGTCTCGAAATGAATTGCGTACGGCTTTAGATGAGAAGGAAACAAAATCACGAACCTATATcgaaggagaagaagataagGGAGAAGATGATTTTGCGCCAGTAAATACTGCTCAACAAGACCCTTTTTTAGAGGCAATGGAGAAAGAAGTGTCTCAAACTGAGGTCATCTTGAAATCTTCTCCAATTgcaaagaacaaaagaCCTACTTCATCAATGCATGAAATTAACATACCCATCTTCAATACTTTAAAGTTGACAGATCCTTCCTGGAAAGAGAGATCAAGAACTCAGCAAGAAAGTACGACCAGAATGGGCcaacaaaaacaaattgattCTTCTCAAGTTACTAGCACCAGGTCCGATAAACAAGATGTTATACCCTCACATCTAGAGGTAGATCTTCATTCATCCTTCCCCTATGGTACTCCCGGTAATGGgattgatgatgatatggaCATTAACTCCAGGGAAACGACACCATCACTAAGAATGTTCTTCCCATCTAGGAAAACACGTAGATTAGTCTCACGGTTGAGAAATTTTGATCCATCCGAGCTTTCTACTTTACCTActgaagaaagaagaaatttacGAATTGAACTACTAGATTTTCTGATGAAGTTAGAATATTACACTGGCGATGATGCTGATAAACGAGAAATATAAttatacatatatatatatatatatatatactcATTGAgattcattattacatAACGTTAACACCCTAAAACGATATTGGACAATCTATCTATACCTAGTTATAATAATTACACAGCCCTAAAGTAGAAAAAGACACATTCTAGCGAGAGAATCAGTTGGGAACAAGAATAATATCTCTACAAAATAATGCCatcttcttgaagattCTTCTCCATTCTAAGGGATCTCCTGATTTTCGTTCAAAACTAatacttttcaaatcatcgTCCACGTTGATGATCGATAATGATCCTGTTAAAAGACCCCCTCTACGATCCTGTGTCTTTAGAGTAATTACCAAAGGAAACGCGTTCTCATATCCCAATTTATCAGTTATAGCAATGAAGTTTCCATATAAATCAGGTCTTACTTTAATCCCGGAAAAATACAACGACTTCTCTAATATTGGAAGTATTGtctcaaaattttccaagctGTAAAACTTGGTCAGTTTATTAGGATTAAAACGTAATTGTGGAGTTGGTGTTATCAATGCAGAATTATTATCACAAAATTGCAAAGCGGCAACGTCATGGCTTATAAACTGAGTCCACCTTGCTTCCTGGGTCATAAATGTATCTGCCTTGTTGTCTGTAGCAAACTGCGTAAATGCGACTTGTGTGTTCGTTAGAGCATTCACATTCATGGAATCATGTTCAATCTGAGCCAAATCACTAGTTACTGGCTGTGTTGATctaaatattgaataatcttCCTTTTTATAGTTTACATCCTGCGTATATCTCTCGTATGCTTCATTACTTAATGACACACGTAAATTCGAAAGAAGCTTTTTAGCTAAAAGTCCCGGGTCTCGACATAACCCATTAGCGTTAGCAAACCTCACTTTTTTAGTAAACCATGGGTGAGACCTCAGTATTTTCAAGGTGGCTCTTTTCTTTGGGTCCGGTTGAAGAATCTTTCGAAGTAGGTTTAAATGAAAGAATTCAATCTTTGCCCAGGGACctaaattcaaatttccattattttgtaaaaatGATGCAAAGTTTAGTTCTTCAATGACAGGTAATTCCCAAGGGGTCTCTCCAGTCAATAGAACAAATAATAGTATGCCGATAGACCAAATATCTGTAGAATGGGCGTAATAACCTCTGGAATGCAATATTTCTGGGGCCATATAGGGCGGAGATCCTCTTTGATCTGTTGATATTCGCAGTGTCCCATCCTTTCTCCTATATTGTGATGATAACCCAAAGTCTGCTAGTTTCAAATTACCATTCTTATCTAATAGAATATTTTCAGGTTTGATATCGCGATGAGCTACGCCACATTCTTCATGTAAGTAAGAAATGGCTCTTACAAGTTGCTGAAAGTAAAACTGGGCAACCTCAGAATCCACTCCAACATCAGGTTCAATTTTATCGAACAAATCACCACCATCGGCCATCTCCATAATCATCCACATGTAATCTTTAGCAATATTGCAATCAATTAATCTCAGCACATTAGGATTTTTTGAACACCTGGAGTGTAGAAGAACCTCCCTGGAAATATCCTTTTCTGTCaatccattttttttacaGGTGGGAATATGAACGTATTTAACAGCTATAATGACACTGGGATCCACTGCAAGATGTGCATTCATTACACAACCAAATGATCCCTGTCCAATCGTGTCCCCGAGGACAacatcttttatttttggtaATAATGATGGGTTTACTGCACTCATCACTAACTGGATTAAATCTTTCCACTATACAATACTCATCAAAGCGCACACTTCCCATAAGAGACAATGCAGCTATTATACCAATgctaataatttttcaatatttttgtttgtttacATTTCGTTACGTAATCGTTAATTTTCACGTGACGCGGAGTTCAACCCTAATAACCCTAACTTTCCAGGAGTTATTGGCAGATTTACATTTAAGGATTATCTGGACTTTACTTGTAGATATAATGTCAGATGTATTATCCAAAACCCCCAAAGTCCAAGAAGTATTGCAGTACTAAAAAAAGATGTTAGAAGGATTGTTTATGGATAACGTCCAATTTGCTGTTGGACAATCGTTatatgaaaagaaaacacTAGTCGTTTACAATTGCACTGGACTTAATGAGGATTCATGGTTACGTTCATGGTTTAAGGAAGAAGAGCTTAACGATATTAAAGATAAGGCGATATGGCTGAGGCTTATCAAGGGGACTGAACagtttgataattttgaGCAATTATTTCCTGCCGTGGTAGTTCCCAGTttatatttgataaattcgGGTCAAATTCATTTGGTTATACAAGGTGCCCAACACGAGTCACAGAAGAATGAGTCAGAAGGAAACAAACATTGGAATGACCTTCTGCATGCCTTAGAAAAAAAGGAATTACCAGTTCCGGAACCAATAATTGCAAATGACGCTGAACGTAAACCGGAGAAGAATCCTAAGGAAACTAAGGAAGATTGGGTACCTAAGAAGacagaaaaggaaaaaattatgGAAACCACTCAGGAAGTTTATCACAAAGAGTTTCTAAAGCAAAGGAAACTAGACACAGAAGAGCGTGCCCGTATTTTGCGATTATTGAAAGctgataaagaagaaaggaAAGCTCGTGAACATTATGGTACCTTAGATGATGACAAACCTTTAGTTGTTCAAGATAATATCAAAGACCTAAGGAAATTACATAGTGATAAATGCACTTTACAGGTTAAACTGACTAATGGAGATAGATTAGTACATGCTTTTAATTCCAATGAACTACTTTACAACGTTAGAAAATGGGTAGATGATAATAGAACAGATGGATCTGTACCGTATTACTTTCACAGAAATATACCTAGGATTACATTTGTCGAATCAGATGAGCTAAAGACTTTAGAAGGATTAGAATTAACGCCAAGATCTgctttaatattaaaaccGATTGAGACAGGTTTTAATGGACCGAGAATCGTAGAAGCTCAAGCACCAAGCCTTGTAAGTCGAGTGTTTGGAGGGCTTTCAACGTGGTTAAATAAACCTTCTTTGTCAAGAACTGAACCTGAAGATGATGCCAGTGAAGTTGAATGGGAAGATGCTCAAACCGAACAACAATCAGTACACTCTGTTACAGATGAACCCAAACAGAAAGAACAGCTACCTGATTTAAAACTCAGAAAGAGCAATACCCGTGTGTCTGAACTAAGTAGAGAGGATGAGGCCTCAAGACAATCATCCAGAGCGGTAACACCAAACGTTTTCCAGTTTGTGAATCAGGATGATATGGCTGATAAGAACCAAAACGAAAAATCTACATATAATGGTAATAATGTGAATTTGGAGAAGAACAAAGATAAGAAATAGGACGGCTACTGTATGCCTTTTACATCTGTAAATACTTATTTATCATGGGTATCTTTGTAAagttatttaataaataattcatatttATGGACGGACTTGGTAGCGGAATGTTACTTGAATCGAATTTGTAGCATCCACGAAAAACCGATTTTGAAGAGTTCAGTACTTTTAGGAGTAACACAGGTACAGAAGACATTTATAAACCATTGTTGTACAAAACATACTGATCCAACATTGCAAGATGGCTACAGAATTAGTACCTGAAAACGACATGATTGTCCCCATGTTGGAAGAGCTCAATTCAGCACTAGAGGGTGATGAAATTCCTGCACATATAAACTCATTAATAGACAAATGTTCGCTAAATTTAAGTTCATTAGCACAATATAATGGAGACGCAACAAGAATATTAGTTAATATTAAGCGGATACTACTAGAAAGTTCAATGGTTCCTAATGTCGATTATAACAGTTTGATCGAATTGCTTGAGAATGTCATCAAAGTGTGCTCATTCGAGGATGTGCTAGAGATATATTCTATCGATGATTTGACGAAGGCGTTGCAATCAAAAAACTCACTACTTATAAGTGCTGGGTGTAAAATTATATCTAAATCCTATCCAAAAGCAATATTTGCACCCTCGATCTTACTAGATATTTTACTgacattattttttgataCTAACACAGAAACCTTTGTGATAAATGCCATTGAGAATGTCTTTAAATCTTTATCCTCTGATGAACTTATCCGGAGGAAAATAATGTTTGATAATGCCCCATTATTGCTGAGAGTAAAGAGAGACTTTGAAGTAACACCGTACTCTAGACTGATAgcattattgaaaattgaatttgagtATATCCAGCCCTCTGAATTTAACCCAAAGCTTTTTGTTATTGATAGGACGGAATTGTTTAAATCCATCGAGACTGATATATTGCTATTTATACAGATAACAATGTATTACACTAGGATGGTTCAATTATTGGACACAATTGATATCACCAAGAGATCACACCTCTGGGCCAGCGAGCATGTGGTACCATTATTGACCTCATTTGGGGAAATTTATgcaaatttatcatcataCGATGATGTGAGAGTGCATAGTTTGTCATTTGTGTTCAAATTATTCCGTGCTGTATCGTATCTTGACGATGAAAGCGTATTTAAGTCATTAGATGAAAATTACCTCAAATTATCCATTGACAACTGCCATTATAAAGAATTTCTCTCTTTTATAAATCCAAGTTACCTAGCCAAATATCATAAGAATCTGGTTAAATATCTGTCCGTGGTCAAACCATCCAACTTAACTGCCATCAGGAACCTTATAGCGGATGAAAATTgttttaatttaataaaagaagACATTACAACTCATTCGATGTTATCAATGCCATATATGGAACAAATGGTtttattagaaaaattgTCACAATATCCTTATAGTGTAAATTTTATGATCCATTGTCTTCCAATGATTATGTCAAATCTGATAGAAAACCCCAATGGTGAAGTAATTGAAACGGAAACAGTCGAGTTAAGAAGAACAACAGTAGAAAATTTGTTGAAGTTTAGTGAAGAGGATTTAAATGTTTGGTACATCCCACTGAAGAAACTGTATGCGACAATGAGAAATGGAACAACCTCAAACGGGGCTGCACAACCCAAGATTGCTACTACCTACttataatataattgaaATGTCTATATGTGTATAACGTAAAACAGATGATTCTCACTCACATTTTAACGATCTCTTTATAAACATATTTTACAGCACCCCAGTCATCTAACCCATCTGTGAAATCTTCACTGATCacagaaaaattattccTTTCTAACAACTGAGAAAGCAACTCTCTTTCACGGGCATATTTATCTCTTAACGGTATTTCGAAATGACACACACCATTATCCTTTAAAAACCTACAAAGCATATTAACAACCCATTCTGGATGATTGGGAGAGTAGATTGGATCAGCAACAAGAATAACATCAAATTTTTCGTCTCCATGTTTCTCTATAAAGTCATCTGGATTGGTCCAATCTAGTATATCTGCTTCAACAAAAGTAGTCAGATCGTTTGTTTGaacattcttctttaaatttgcAACAATATCTGGCAAATCAGTCACAAACATCTCTATATTCTCAGTACCAAATGATTGTCTCCATTTACTAGCCCATGCTATCCCAACCAAACCAGTTCCGGAGCCAAGTTCCAGTACTCTGAGAGGATGGATATGTTTCtgatctttatttttttccaataaattaaCTACCTTCTGTGAAAGTATCAAAGAAGCACCCCATGTTTTCCAACCTAAGTTATCTGCCGTCAAGGAGGGCTCATAAAGTTGAATCACATGTTCCACATTATCTAAATTAAACTCTCTCGTCATCGATGGTTGTGCAGTGCGTCCACAATTTTCTGATATTCTCATACTCAATTCTTTTACGAGATCAGCTCGTATGTTCCCCTTAGCATACGAGTTTATACCATTATCTTCACATTTCTTCAGAATTGAAGTGTAATAATTTAGCATCAATTGTTTATCAGAGGTGCTTCTTAATCTCGGTATCTTTGTACAGATCTTTTCCAAGCTATCTAATCTTGGGTTCGGCCATATTTCTGTGTACCACGCCAATAATGCATCTAGTAAATTTGGAGTTATGTCTTTCTCTGTACAAATCTGAGTTATTGATCGAGATTCACTCATCGAGGTATCAAAGTTGACTTGTTTGTCAGGTCTCAGAAGACGCAGGACACAAAGAACCATCTTTGGTGTTGCATACATTACGGATGGAAGATCTAGGTGATCGATTAAAAATGTCTCATCATCGTCCTCATCGTCCTTATCGTTTGACACAGGATTTTCGTGCGTAGCTGTATTAACTGTCCTGTCCTTCATCTCGTGAGCAAAATGTGTCGTTGTTGCTACACCATTCTCTTCTGCACTGTATAGGTCAAGTGGATCAAACATGTTAACCACAGAAAGCTCGAAgaatcatccaatttaGTGAATAGGATCCATTTGAGAGAT is a genomic window containing:
- the CHK1 gene encoding serine/threonine protein kinase CHK1 (ancestral locus Anc_1.336) is translated as MSAVNPSLLPKIKDVVLGDTIGQGSFGCVMNAHLAVDPSVIIAVKYVHIPTCKKNGLTEKDISREVLLHSRCSKNPNVLRLIDCNIAKDYMWMIMEMADGGDLFDKIEPDVGVDSEVAQFYFQQLVRAISYLHEECGVAHRDIKPENILLDKNGNLKLADFGLSSQYRRKDGTLRISTDQRGSPPYMAPEILHSRGYYAHSTDIWSIGILLFVLLTGETPWELPVIEELNFASFLQNNGNLNLGPWAKIEFFHLNLLRKILQPDPKKRATLKILRSHPWFTKKVRFANANGLCRDPGLLAKKLLSNLRVSLSNEAYERYTQDVNYKKEDYSIFRSTQPVTSDLAQIEHDSMNVNALTNTQVAFTQFATDNKADTFMTQEARWTQFISHDVAALQFCDNNSALITPTPQLRFNPNKLTKFYSLENFETILPILEKSLYFSGIKVRPDLYGNFIAITDKLGYENAFPLVITLKTQDRRGGLLTGSLSIINVDDDLKSISFERKSGDPLEWRRIFKKMALFCRDIILVPN
- the UBX7 gene encoding Ubx7p (ancestral locus Anc_1.335); the encoded protein is MLEGLFMDNVQFAVGQSLYEKKTLVVYNCTGLNEDSWLRSWFKEEELNDIKDKAIWLRLIKGTEQFDNFEQLFPAVVVPSLYLINSGQIHLVIQGAQHESQKNESEGNKHWNDLLHALEKKELPVPEPIIANDAERKPEKNPKETKEDWVPKKTEKEKIMETTQEVYHKEFLKQRKLDTEERARILRLLKADKEERKAREHYGTLDDDKPLVVQDNIKDLRKLHSDKCTLQVKLTNGDRLVHAFNSNELLYNVRKWVDDNRTDGSVPYYFHRNIPRITFVESDELKTLEGLELTPRSALILKPIETGFNGPRIVEAQAPSLVSRVFGGLSTWLNKPSLSRTEPEDDASEVEWEDAQTEQQSVHSVTDEPKQKEQLPDLKLRKSNTRVSELSREDEASRQSSRAVTPNVFQFVNQDDMADKNQNEKSTYNGNNVNLEKNKDKK
- the HSM3 gene encoding Hsm3p (ancestral locus Anc_1.333), with product MATELVPENDMIVPMLEELNSALEGDEIPAHINSLIDKCSLNLSSLAQYNGDATRILVNIKRILLESSMVPNVDYNSLIELLENVIKVCSFEDVLEIYSIDDLTKALQSKNSLLISAGCKIISKSYPKAIFAPSILLDILLTLFFDTNTETFVINAIENVFKSLSSDELIRRKIMFDNAPLLLRVKRDFEVTPYSRLIALLKIEFEYIQPSEFNPKLFVIDRTELFKSIETDILLFIQITMYYTRMVQLLDTIDITKRSHLWASEHVVPLLTSFGEIYANLSSYDDVRVHSLSFVFKLFRAVSYLDDESVFKSLDENYLKLSIDNCHYKEFLSFINPSYLAKYHKNLVKYLSVVKPSNLTAIRNLIADENCFNLIKEDITTHSMLSMPYMEQMVLLEKLSQYPYSVNFMIHCLPMIMSNLIENPNGEVIETETVELRRTTVENLLKFSEEDLNVWYIPLKKLYATMRNGTTSNGAAQPKIATTYL
- the EFM2 gene encoding S-adenosylmethionine-dependent methyltransferase (ancestral locus Anc_1.325), producing MFDPLDLYSAEENGVATTTHFAHEMKDRTVNTATHENPVSNDKDDEDDDETFLIDHLDLPSVMYATPKMVLCVLRLLRPDKQVNFDTSMSESRSITQICTEKDITPNLLDALLAWYTEIWPNPRLDSLEKICTKIPRLRSTSDKQLMLNYYTSILKKCEDNGINSYAKGNIRADLVKELSMRISENCGRTAQPSMTREFNLDNVEHVIQLYEPSLTADNLGWKTWGASLILSQKVVNLLEKNKDQKHIHPLRVLELGSGTGLVGIAWASKWRQSFGTENIEMFVTDLPDIVANLKKNVQTNDLTTFVEADILDWTNPDDFIEKHGDEKFDVILVADPIYSPNHPEWVVNMLCRFLKDNGVCHFEIPLRDKYARERELLSQLLERNNFSVISEDFTDGLDDWGAVKYVYKEIVKM